The proteins below come from a single Paraburkholderia flagellata genomic window:
- a CDS encoding SDR family NAD(P)-dependent oxidoreductase, whose amino-acid sequence MFDDLRGKRALVTGAFGGLGSHFAKVLAGAGVRVALAGRRIEAARPIAAQIEQDGGTACVVPMDVTSAASITDAFDAAESQLGGSMQIVVNNAGIAVTRPAAACEEHEWQSVIDVNLNGAWRVAQAAGQRMIAQGGGSIISIASILGLRVAQQVPAYAAAKAGLIHLTQALALEWARHGVRVNALAPGYIETELNRDFFASEAGQALIRRVPQRRIGQPEHLDGALLLMASDAATFMTGAVLAIDGGHLVSSL is encoded by the coding sequence ATGTTCGACGATCTGCGCGGTAAGCGAGCCCTGGTGACAGGTGCCTTCGGCGGACTGGGCAGTCATTTCGCGAAGGTGCTGGCCGGGGCCGGCGTTCGCGTCGCGCTGGCTGGACGTCGAATCGAGGCGGCCAGGCCAATCGCTGCCCAAATCGAGCAGGATGGCGGGACGGCCTGCGTCGTTCCCATGGATGTCACAAGCGCCGCTTCGATTACTGACGCCTTCGATGCGGCGGAATCGCAGCTTGGCGGCTCAATGCAAATCGTCGTCAACAACGCAGGCATTGCGGTGACACGCCCCGCTGCGGCGTGTGAAGAGCACGAATGGCAGAGCGTCATCGACGTGAATCTCAACGGCGCGTGGCGTGTCGCGCAAGCTGCGGGGCAGCGCATGATTGCGCAAGGCGGAGGATCGATCATCAGCATCGCCTCGATCCTTGGACTGCGGGTAGCACAGCAGGTGCCGGCCTATGCCGCCGCCAAAGCCGGATTGATCCATCTGACGCAGGCCCTCGCTCTCGAATGGGCCCGGCATGGCGTCCGGGTCAACGCGCTCGCGCCGGGCTACATCGAAACCGAACTCAATCGCGACTTCTTTGCAAGCGAAGCCGGGCAGGCGCTGATTCGCCGTGTGCCGCAACGCCGGATTGGACAGCCTGAGCATCTCGACGGAGCGTTGCTCCTGATGGCCTCCGATGCGGCGACGTTCATGACCGGCGCTGTGCTTGCTATCGACGGCGGTCATCTCGTTTCTTCTCTCTGA
- a CDS encoding phosphotransferase family protein: MPSSPSDTHATSAPARSAGLDLERLADWMRQTGSDPRGLSARVLSGGQSNPTFLLQTASGAFVLRKQPPGVLLPSAHAIDREYRVMQALEGSGVPVPHMVAFCDDASLIGTPFFLMEYVRGRSFIDPTLPDLAVDERKAIYADINRVLVALHSVDYRAAGLDTFGRPGNYFARQIDRWSRQYRGSEGAPVEAMDALMKWLPAHIPEGDETCVVHGDMRMDNLIIHPTEPKVVAVLDWELSTLGHPLADLSYFCMSWCVPPDLWRGVAGVDLTGLGIPQEHAFVEDYCRARGIDAIQHWDFYLAYNLFRMAAILRGVASRAAGGNAAAADAASMEAKVRPLAELSWRCARRSGT, translated from the coding sequence ATGCCATCTTCGCCGAGCGATACCCATGCAACTTCGGCCCCAGCGCGCAGCGCTGGTCTTGATCTTGAACGCCTGGCCGACTGGATGCGCCAGACAGGATCGGACCCCCGCGGGTTGAGTGCGCGCGTGCTCTCGGGCGGCCAGTCGAATCCGACCTTCCTGCTTCAGACCGCGAGCGGCGCGTTTGTCCTGCGCAAGCAGCCGCCGGGCGTGCTGTTGCCGTCTGCGCACGCCATTGACCGGGAATACCGGGTGATGCAGGCCCTGGAAGGCAGCGGTGTTCCGGTGCCTCACATGGTGGCCTTTTGCGACGACGCTTCACTGATCGGCACGCCGTTCTTTCTGATGGAATACGTGCGTGGCAGAAGCTTTATCGACCCCACGCTGCCGGACCTTGCCGTGGATGAGCGTAAAGCGATCTACGCTGATATCAACCGCGTCCTCGTCGCGCTGCACAGCGTAGACTATCGTGCAGCCGGACTGGACACGTTCGGACGACCAGGTAACTACTTCGCACGGCAGATCGACCGCTGGAGTCGCCAGTACCGCGGTTCGGAAGGTGCGCCCGTCGAGGCGATGGACGCTTTGATGAAATGGTTGCCCGCGCATATTCCGGAAGGGGATGAAACGTGCGTCGTACATGGCGATATGCGCATGGATAACCTCATCATCCATCCGACCGAACCAAAGGTGGTCGCCGTACTCGATTGGGAACTCTCCACGCTAGGGCATCCGCTGGCGGACCTTTCCTACTTCTGCATGTCGTGGTGTGTTCCGCCGGACCTGTGGCGTGGCGTGGCGGGTGTCGACCTGACTGGGCTCGGCATTCCGCAGGAGCACGCGTTCGTCGAGGACTACTGCCGTGCGCGCGGCATCGACGCCATCCAACACTGGGACTTCTACCTCGCCTATAACCTGTTTCGCATGGCCGCCATCCTGCGAGGCGTTGCGTCGCGCGCGGCCGGTGGCAATGCAGCAGCGGCCGATGCTGCCAGCATGGAAGCGAAAGTCAGGCCATTGGCCGAGCTGAGCTGGCGTTGCGCGCGCCGAAGTGGCACATAG
- a CDS encoding nuclear transport factor 2 family protein, producing the protein MNSSEKYSNVTACHQSVLLFYYGLDRGDYALAMEQVTPDCFWERGGVPLRGPQQIEESVRKKSATLVTRHVVSNFAVLKQDADSVTAVYCLVLHLYDNGSPPSLPVPGSAPFLLVDVTCELTRGRDNAWRIRQLDVQHTFSYAREVTSPLVPAPKQG; encoded by the coding sequence ATGAACTCTTCCGAAAAGTACTCAAACGTTACTGCCTGTCACCAGAGTGTCCTGCTGTTCTACTATGGACTAGACAGGGGAGACTATGCCCTCGCCATGGAGCAGGTCACACCAGACTGTTTTTGGGAGCGCGGTGGCGTCCCGCTGCGCGGCCCGCAGCAGATTGAAGAGTCCGTGCGCAAAAAATCGGCGACGTTGGTGACACGGCATGTCGTCAGTAACTTCGCGGTACTCAAACAGGACGCGGATAGTGTCACCGCGGTCTATTGTCTTGTCCTGCATCTGTACGACAATGGTTCACCACCGAGTTTGCCGGTGCCCGGCTCCGCGCCGTTTTTGCTCGTGGATGTGACATGCGAACTGACGCGTGGACGGGACAATGCCTGGCGCATCCGGCAGCTGGATGTGCAACACACCTTCAGCTATGCCAGAGAGGTGACCTCTCCCCTCGTGCCAGCCCCGAAACAGGGGTGA
- a CDS encoding acyl-CoA dehydrogenase family protein gives MSTRRRIFEADHDLFRDSVVRFTRKEVAPHIDDWRRAGCCNRAVFEAAGAQGLLLMWADEQYGGAGVTDFRYEQIVYEEMIRHGDIGVYFTLHSRLVAPYIARLGTAEQKARLLPEAASGKRIFAIAMTEPGTGSDLAGIQTRAQKTEGGWLLQGAKTYISNGINADTVIVVARTDPEQQRAFGLFLVERGMPGFERGRRLDKLGLDAQDTAELFLDQVFVPDANLLGDPAKGLAYLAEGLAEERLLSACQSLAHAQVALEITLDYVKQRRAFGRSIGAFQNTRFVLARKHAELDMMQSWIDTLVTEHNEGHLDAATAASAKLLTSELEGRLIDECLQLHGGAGYMDEYRISRMYRDARVSRIYAGSSEIMLEIISRSLGLREHMD, from the coding sequence ATGAGTACGAGACGTCGAATCTTCGAAGCCGACCACGATCTGTTCCGTGATTCCGTTGTCCGGTTCACCCGCAAAGAGGTAGCGCCGCACATCGACGACTGGCGCAGGGCGGGGTGTTGCAATCGCGCCGTGTTCGAGGCCGCGGGAGCGCAGGGCTTGCTACTGATGTGGGCCGATGAGCAGTACGGGGGCGCCGGTGTGACGGATTTCCGCTATGAGCAGATCGTGTATGAGGAAATGATCCGACACGGCGACATCGGCGTGTATTTCACCTTGCACTCGCGTCTGGTTGCTCCGTACATTGCCCGTCTTGGAACGGCCGAACAGAAAGCGCGATTGTTGCCAGAAGCCGCGAGTGGCAAGCGGATCTTCGCAATCGCCATGACCGAGCCGGGCACGGGGTCTGATCTTGCAGGAATCCAGACGCGCGCCCAGAAGACCGAAGGCGGTTGGCTGCTGCAAGGCGCCAAGACGTACATATCGAACGGCATCAACGCGGACACCGTAATCGTGGTTGCGCGCACGGACCCGGAACAACAGCGCGCATTTGGCCTGTTCCTCGTGGAGCGCGGCATGCCTGGCTTCGAGCGAGGCCGTCGACTGGACAAGCTGGGTCTCGATGCACAAGATACGGCTGAATTGTTTCTCGATCAGGTGTTCGTGCCCGACGCCAATCTGCTGGGAGATCCTGCCAAAGGCCTCGCATATCTTGCAGAAGGTCTTGCCGAAGAGCGTCTCCTGAGTGCCTGCCAGTCACTGGCGCATGCCCAGGTCGCACTGGAAATCACGCTTGACTATGTGAAGCAGCGCCGTGCGTTCGGGCGGTCGATCGGCGCATTCCAGAACACCCGCTTCGTGCTTGCGCGCAAGCACGCCGAACTTGACATGATGCAATCATGGATCGATACGCTTGTGACAGAGCACAACGAGGGGCATCTCGACGCCGCGACCGCGGCTTCGGCCAAGCTGCTCACATCGGAACTGGAAGGCCGTCTCATTGACGAGTGCCTGCAGCTTCACGGCGGCGCCGGATACATGGATGAGTACCGCATCAGTCGCATGTACCGCGACGCGAGGGTGTCGCGTATCTACGCGGGCAGCTCGGAAATCATGCTGGAGATCATCAGCCGCTCGCTTGGATTGCGCGAACACATGGACTAA